From Providencia sp. R33, a single genomic window includes:
- a CDS encoding DUF3461 family protein has translation MYDNLKSLGISNPQDIDRYTLRQEANNDILKIYFRKDKGEFFAKSVKFKYPRQRKTIADGSNNFKEIHEINTNLRYAIEELDQICQTDKTDIDLKHKILDDLRHLEHVVSNKIAEIEADLEKLTRK, from the coding sequence ATGTACGATAATTTGAAAAGTTTAGGCATTAGTAACCCTCAGGATATTGACCGCTATACCCTGCGCCAAGAAGCAAATAACGATATTTTGAAAATCTACTTCCGTAAAGACAAAGGGGAGTTTTTTGCAAAAAGCGTAAAATTTAAATACCCACGCCAGCGTAAAACCATTGCTGATGGGAGTAATAATTTCAAAGAAATTCACGAAATCAATACTAACCTTCGTTATGCTATTGAAGAGCTTGACCAAATTTGCCAAACAGATAAAACTGATATTGATTTAAAACACAAAATTCTTGATGACTTACGTCATTTAGAACACGTCGTTTCAAACAAAATTGCAGAAATTGAAGCTGACTTAGAAAAACTGACTCGTAAATAA
- a CDS encoding flavodoxin, which yields MSKVGIFVGTVYGNSLAVAEIAQEILEERGHEVVVFDEPTLNDWQLYNSGNEIALIVTSSTGQGDLPDSIAPLFNEINDVVGYQPDLRYGLIALGDSSYESFCGAGLRFDEVLTEQSATRIGDILFIDAIEVDVPEEFAKPWVEAWSELL from the coding sequence ATGTCAAAAGTCGGCATCTTTGTAGGCACTGTCTATGGCAATTCTTTAGCTGTGGCAGAAATCGCACAAGAGATTTTAGAGGAACGAGGGCATGAAGTGGTTGTCTTTGATGAACCCACTCTGAATGATTGGCAATTGTATAATTCAGGAAATGAAATTGCGCTGATTGTGACTTCCTCTACAGGACAAGGTGATTTACCTGACTCCATTGCACCGCTTTTTAATGAAATCAATGATGTTGTAGGCTACCAGCCTGATTTACGTTATGGATTAATTGCGCTGGGCGATAGCAGTTATGAAAGCTTTTGTGGGGCAGGATTACGCTTTGATGAAGTGTTAACAGAGCAATCCGCCACACGTATTGGTGATATACTTTTTATTGATGCGATAGAAGTGGATGTCCCCGAAGAGTTTGCAAAACCATGGGTTGAAGCGTGGAGTGAATTACTGTAA
- the truC gene encoding tRNA pseudouridine(65) synthase TruC: protein MLEIIYQDEYMIAVNKPAGMLVHRSWLDSKETVFVMQTLRDQIGQYVYPIHRLDRPTSGILLFALSSEVARLLATQFENHQLEKTYHAIVRGYLTDEQTIDYPLLEELDKIADKHATREPVLQECITHCRPIATVECPVPIGRYETARFSLVELTPETGRKHQLRRHMSHLRHPIIGDSKHGDLRQNRGVTEHFAVSRLMLHASQLNLNHPITEENISLIAPWDAQWRSLTEQFGWSAQVANLAIKVINPSV, encoded by the coding sequence ATGTTAGAAATCATTTATCAAGATGAATATATGATTGCGGTGAATAAGCCCGCAGGGATGTTAGTTCACCGCAGTTGGTTAGATAGCAAAGAAACTGTTTTTGTTATGCAAACTTTGCGCGACCAAATTGGCCAATATGTTTATCCCATTCATCGGCTAGATAGGCCAACATCGGGTATTTTACTATTTGCTTTATCGAGTGAGGTTGCAAGGTTGCTTGCTACACAGTTTGAAAACCATCAGTTAGAGAAAACCTACCATGCGATTGTGCGGGGCTATCTAACTGATGAGCAAACTATTGATTACCCGTTGCTGGAAGAGCTAGATAAAATTGCAGACAAACATGCTACTCGGGAACCTGTGCTGCAAGAGTGTATTACCCATTGCCGCCCAATTGCGACAGTAGAATGCCCTGTGCCCATCGGTCGCTATGAAACTGCACGGTTTAGTTTGGTGGAGTTAACGCCAGAAACTGGGCGAAAACATCAGCTTAGGCGGCATATGTCTCATTTACGCCACCCAATTATTGGGGATAGTAAGCATGGTGATTTACGGCAAAACAGAGGCGTTACTGAACATTTCGCAGTCTCTCGGCTGATGTTGCACGCAAGCCAATTAAATTTAAATCATCCTATAACAGAAGAAAATATATCGCTGATTGCACCTTGGGATGCACAATGGAGATCACTGACTGAGCAGTTTGGGTGGTCAGCGCAAGTCGCTAATTTAGCTATAAAAGTTATTAATCCATCAGTTTAA
- a CDS encoding YqcC family protein — protein sequence MNTEQRIIEKLRHLEEEMKLKLLWREHPPEQDAFKSVEPFCIDTMEALEWLQWILIPRLQAIIDQGGTLPANFAVAPYFEEAYKHDEEEQYVVIIQHLRELDSVFSTKSNG from the coding sequence ATGAATACAGAACAACGCATTATCGAAAAGCTTCGCCATCTCGAAGAAGAAATGAAATTAAAATTATTGTGGCGTGAGCACCCACCTGAACAGGATGCGTTTAAAAGCGTCGAGCCATTTTGCATTGATACGATGGAAGCGTTGGAATGGCTCCAATGGATCTTAATTCCGCGCTTACAAGCGATTATTGATCAAGGCGGCACGCTGCCAGCAAACTTTGCCGTCGCACCGTATTTTGAAGAAGCCTATAAGCATGACGAAGAAGAGCAATACGTGGTTATTATTCAACATTTACGTGAGCTAGACAGCGTTTTTTCGACTAAATCAAATGGGTGA
- a CDS encoding DUF535 family protein, which translates to MGLLKQWRKENKAWKAFSHKFTELKRKVRIGKLPSRQYQQYQSMCQTFQSAQLASAIDGVPHFIERPINKYLHKAWSGKQKLLTASYTLALIEKTFTPEAIEAMFSVERRGLTVANIELKSGDFAQLTLIYSQYPREGDLTLHLRNETGDDIYLMSFSFGPEGQLYVCSLQGPSTDQSVEQVRLITKQMHGMRPKNLLMSAVYAVAAYFKVTSIQGIANNSHIKSHHLKSSYDTFWQECSATLTSDGWYQLPLQEPVRDIESVKSQRRAEFRRREALRDAMSQEIITSLSANSTHLS; encoded by the coding sequence ATGGGATTACTAAAGCAGTGGCGTAAGGAAAACAAAGCTTGGAAAGCATTCAGTCATAAATTTACCGAGCTCAAAAGAAAAGTTCGTATTGGGAAGCTCCCTTCAAGGCAATATCAACAATACCAAAGCATGTGCCAGACATTCCAAAGTGCTCAGCTCGCCTCTGCAATCGATGGAGTTCCCCATTTTATTGAGCGCCCAATAAATAAATATCTGCATAAAGCGTGGAGTGGAAAGCAAAAGTTGCTCACGGCGAGCTATACGCTAGCATTAATTGAAAAAACATTCACACCAGAGGCCATTGAAGCAATGTTTTCAGTGGAACGTCGAGGGTTAACTGTTGCAAATATTGAGCTAAAATCCGGCGATTTTGCACAGCTCACCTTAATTTATTCCCAATATCCAAGGGAAGGCGATCTCACTTTGCATCTGCGCAATGAAACAGGTGATGATATCTATTTGATGAGTTTTTCATTTGGGCCAGAAGGACAACTCTACGTATGTTCACTGCAAGGGCCATCAACGGATCAAAGCGTTGAGCAAGTTCGCCTAATCACCAAACAAATGCATGGAATGAGACCAAAAAACTTATTAATGTCTGCGGTATATGCGGTCGCTGCTTATTTCAAAGTGACGTCCATCCAAGGCATTGCAAACAATAGCCACATTAAGAGCCATCACTTAAAATCAAGCTACGATACCTTTTGGCAAGAATGCAGTGCAACATTGACCTCTGATGGTTGGTACCAGCTCCCATTGCAAGAACCTGTTCGCGATATCGAATCAGTGAAAAGCCAGCGCCGAGCTGAGTTTCGCCGACGTGAAGCACTTCGTGATGCAATGAGCCAAGAGATTATTACCTCGCTCAGCGCGAATTCAACTCATTTGAGCTAA
- the syd gene encoding SecY-interacting protein, whose translation MNTILSQALQRFTQSYISAWEQQTGLPPASTDLYGIPSPCVVRTGENWVYWEPQAFPIKDAHLNKVATALDISLQSDIHGFYTTQLAGDMKATFRDITVSLVQVWNEEDFIRLQENLIGHLVTQKRLKLSPTLFIATIDSEIEMISLCNLTGEVILEKFGSQERRVLSPNLASFIEELIPVVEPQG comes from the coding sequence ATGAATACAATACTCTCTCAAGCGTTACAGCGTTTTACTCAAAGCTATATTTCAGCGTGGGAACAGCAAACAGGGCTACCTCCTGCATCCACTGATTTATATGGTATTCCATCTCCCTGTGTTGTAAGAACAGGAGAGAACTGGGTTTATTGGGAACCACAAGCATTTCCCATTAAAGATGCACATTTAAATAAAGTCGCAACTGCCTTAGATATCAGTTTGCAAAGTGATATCCATGGCTTTTACACAACTCAGCTTGCTGGGGATATGAAAGCCACATTTCGTGATATTACTGTAAGCTTGGTACAAGTTTGGAATGAAGAGGATTTTATTCGCTTACAAGAAAATTTAATTGGTCATTTAGTGACACAAAAGCGCTTAAAATTATCACCAACCTTGTTTATTGCGACAATAGACTCTGAAATTGAAATGATCTCACTTTGCAATTTGACTGGGGAAGTGATTTTAGAAAAATTTGGTAGCCAAGAACGGCGTGTCCTTTCGCCAAATTTAGCGAGCTTTATTGAGGAGTTAATTCCTGTTGTCGAACCGCAGGGGTAA
- the queF gene encoding NADPH-dependent 7-cyano-7-deazaguanine reductase QueF (Catalyzes the NADPH-dependent reduction of 7-cyano-7-deazaguanine (preQ0) to 7-aminomethyl-7-deazaguanine (preQ1) in queuosine biosynthesis), which translates to MSHYQNNPALDNLTLGKKTAYHDQYDASLLQPVPRSLNRDPLGIHSNELPFHGADIWTLYELSWLNQRGLPQVAIGSISVNATSENLIESKSFKLYLNSFNQTRFETWENVRSVLQNDLSRCANGEVDVTLHKLDDFSHQPILPFQGQCIDEQDITIEQYEFNRDYLAGCTQEEIVEETLVSHLLKSNCLITNQPDWGSVQIHYSGPKINQEALLRYLVSFRHHNEFHEQCVERIFNDIMQLCKPEKLSVYARYTRRGGLDINPWRSNEHFEPEIGRLARQ; encoded by the coding sequence ATGTCACACTACCAGAACAATCCCGCATTAGACAATTTAACTCTTGGGAAAAAAACGGCTTATCATGACCAATATGATGCTTCACTGCTGCAACCTGTCCCTCGGAGCCTAAATCGTGATCCATTAGGGATCCACTCAAATGAACTGCCATTCCACGGTGCGGATATTTGGACCTTATATGAACTTTCTTGGCTAAATCAACGTGGCCTTCCTCAAGTAGCGATTGGTTCAATCAGCGTGAATGCAACGAGTGAAAACCTTATTGAATCGAAAAGTTTTAAGCTTTATCTCAATAGTTTTAATCAAACTCGCTTTGAAACTTGGGAAAATGTGCGAAGCGTTTTGCAAAATGATTTAAGCCGCTGTGCTAATGGTGAAGTTGACGTTACACTTCATAAGCTAGACGATTTTTCTCATCAGCCCATCCTGCCATTTCAAGGGCAGTGTATTGATGAGCAAGATATCACTATCGAACAGTATGAGTTTAACCGAGACTATCTAGCAGGTTGCACTCAAGAAGAAATTGTTGAAGAAACATTAGTCAGCCATTTATTAAAATCGAATTGTTTGATTACAAATCAACCTGACTGGGGCTCTGTACAAATTCACTACTCCGGCCCTAAAATCAATCAAGAAGCACTTTTACGATATTTAGTTTCGTTCCGTCACCATAATGAGTTTCATGAACAATGTGTTGAACGTATTTTTAACGATATTATGCAGTTGTGTAAACCAGAAAAACTGAGTGTCTATGCTCGATACACCCGTCGTGGGGGACTGGACATTAACCCATGGCGTAGCAATGAACATTTTGAACCTGAAATTGGGCGTTTAGCTCGCCAATAA
- the ppnN gene encoding nucleotide 5'-monophosphate nucleosidase PpnN gives MITHISPLGSMDLLSQLEVDMLKRTASSDLYQLFRNCSLAVLHSGSLTDSSKELLEKSKDFDINVLRRERGVKLELIEPPEKAFVDGKIIRTLQANLFAVLRDILFVHAQINQAKEQFHFDTENGTHITNMIFSILRNARALHIDDDPSMIVCWGGHSINEIEYQYGRKVGNELGLRELNICTGCGPGAMEAPMKGAAVGHAQQQYKDSRFIGLTEPSIIAAEPPNPLVNELIIMPDIEKRLEAFVRLGHGIIIFPGGVGTAEELLYLLGILMDPANKEQVLPLILTGPKESAEYFEVLDDFIRHTLGDDASKHYQIIIDDAQEVARVMKKNMPQVKENRRSTGDAYSFNWSIKIAHDLQHPFEPTHENMASLNLHPGQAPEKLASDLRRAFSGIVAGNVKEFGMKAIEKHGPFKIHGDSELMKRMDVLLQGFVEQHRMKLPGGTAYEPCYEIVK, from the coding sequence TTGATTACGCATATCAGTCCATTAGGATCTATGGATCTACTCTCGCAACTTGAAGTCGACATGCTTAAACGCACCGCAAGTAGCGATTTATACCAATTATTTAGAAACTGCTCATTAGCGGTTTTGCATTCAGGAAGCCTTACTGATAGCAGTAAAGAATTACTCGAAAAAAGTAAAGACTTTGATATTAACGTATTACGCCGCGAACGTGGTGTAAAACTTGAGCTTATCGAGCCACCAGAAAAAGCATTTGTTGATGGGAAAATTATTCGCACTTTGCAAGCGAACCTATTTGCCGTTTTACGCGATATTTTGTTCGTTCACGCGCAAATTAACCAAGCCAAAGAGCAATTCCATTTTGATACTGAAAATGGTACACACATCACCAATATGATTTTCTCCATCCTGCGTAATGCTCGCGCATTACATATTGATGATGACCCAAGCATGATAGTCTGTTGGGGTGGTCACTCAATTAATGAGATTGAATATCAATATGGCCGTAAAGTCGGTAACGAGCTGGGTCTACGTGAACTGAATATCTGTACGGGCTGTGGGCCAGGCGCAATGGAAGCCCCAATGAAGGGAGCGGCTGTTGGCCATGCTCAACAACAATATAAGGATAGCCGTTTCATCGGCTTAACTGAACCTTCTATCATTGCCGCTGAGCCACCTAACCCATTAGTTAACGAATTAATTATTATGCCAGATATCGAAAAACGTTTAGAAGCGTTTGTTCGTTTGGGTCACGGTATTATTATTTTCCCTGGCGGGGTTGGTACTGCTGAAGAGTTGCTGTATTTACTGGGGATCTTGATGGATCCTGCCAATAAAGAGCAAGTTCTACCGCTTATTTTAACAGGCCCGAAAGAGAGTGCAGAATACTTTGAAGTGCTTGATGATTTTATCCGCCATACTTTAGGGGATGACGCGAGCAAACATTACCAAATCATTATCGATGATGCTCAAGAAGTCGCGCGTGTGATGAAAAAAAACATGCCACAAGTGAAAGAAAACCGCCGTAGCACAGGTGACGCATACAGTTTCAACTGGTCAATCAAAATCGCGCACGACTTGCAGCACCCGTTTGAACCGACTCATGAAAACATGGCATCACTGAACCTGCATCCAGGTCAAGCACCTGAGAAACTGGCTTCAGATTTACGCCGTGCCTTCTCTGGTATCGTTGCGGGTAACGTGAAAGAGTTTGGTATGAAAGCGATTGAAAAACATGGTCCATTTAAAATTCACGGCGATAGTGAACTCATGAAGCGCATGGATGTATTATTACAAGGCTTCGTTGAGCAACATCGTATGAAATTACCAGGTGGTACTGCGTACGAACCTTGCTATGAAATCGTGAAATAA
- the xni gene encoding flap endonuclease Xni, which translates to MIHLLIIDALNLIRRIHAVQGSPCGETCLSAISQLIVHTDATHIVAVFDEEGRHQSWRHEKLPDYKAGRSPMPEDLHAELPALMALLTEKGIHCWQSEGDEADDLAATLATRIAGAGHTVTIVSTDKGYCQLLAPNLRIRDYFQKRWLDIPFIEKEFGVSPEQLPDYWGLAGISSSKIPGVAGIGQKSATTLLQQYHSIENLFANLDKLEEKWQKKLVNQQEIALICREIATLRTDIALQGNLNQLRYIAN; encoded by the coding sequence ATGATCCATTTATTAATTATTGATGCATTAAATTTAATACGCCGTATCCACGCGGTGCAAGGAAGCCCGTGTGGAGAAACTTGTTTGTCTGCAATATCGCAGTTAATTGTTCATACCGATGCAACACACATTGTCGCAGTGTTTGATGAAGAAGGCCGCCACCAAAGCTGGCGTCATGAAAAACTGCCTGATTACAAAGCAGGCCGGTCACCTATGCCTGAAGATTTACATGCTGAGCTCCCCGCACTAATGGCTTTATTGACGGAAAAAGGCATTCATTGTTGGCAATCTGAAGGGGATGAAGCGGATGATTTAGCCGCCACTTTGGCAACTCGCATCGCAGGGGCTGGGCATACTGTGACCATCGTTTCCACCGATAAAGGATATTGCCAACTACTTGCGCCTAATCTGCGAATTCGCGATTATTTCCAAAAGCGCTGGCTAGATATCCCTTTTATTGAAAAAGAATTTGGCGTTTCGCCAGAGCAACTTCCCGATTATTGGGGGCTTGCTGGTATTAGCAGTAGTAAGATTCCCGGTGTTGCAGGCATTGGTCAGAAAAGTGCAACAACGCTATTGCAGCAATACCACTCTATCGAAAATTTATTTGCGAATTTAGATAAGCTTGAAGAAAAATGGCAGAAAAAGCTGGTTAACCAGCAGGAAATCGCATTGATTTGCCGCGAAATTGCCACGTTAAGAACGGATATTGCACTACAAGGGAATCTCAATCAGCTACGTTATATAGCAAACTGA
- the rlmM gene encoding 23S rRNA (cytidine(2498)-2'-O)-methyltransferase RlmM, translated as MSNKIALYCRPGFEKECAAEITDKAGQKEIYGFARVKENSGYVIFECYQAEDADTLARTLPFRELIFARQMIVVGDLLKDLPPEDRITPIVSALSQQVARAGDIRVEVADTNESKELMKFCRKFTVPLRNALRKEKILLPLENFKRPVIHVFFIAPGCCYTGYSYTNNSSNFYMGIPRLKFPSDAPSRSTLKLEEAFHVFIPYEEWDERLASGMKAVDLGACPGGWTYQLVKRSMMVHAVDNGPMAESLMDTGQVTHHRVDGFKFQPSSQNITWLVCDMVEKPAKVAALMTDWLAQGWCREAIFNLKLPMKKRYEEVSHILEKMQVQLKERGINVLIQAKQLYHDREEVTVHVMRVWSANPMAREFY; from the coding sequence ATGAGTAATAAGATTGCACTTTATTGTCGACCGGGCTTTGAAAAAGAGTGCGCAGCAGAGATTACAGATAAAGCAGGGCAAAAAGAAATTTACGGTTTTGCCCGCGTAAAAGAAAATAGTGGTTATGTGATTTTTGAGTGTTATCAAGCAGAAGATGCGGATACGCTCGCACGCACATTACCTTTTCGTGAGTTAATTTTTGCTCGCCAGATGATTGTGGTTGGTGATTTATTAAAAGACCTGCCACCTGAAGACCGCATTACGCCAATAGTCAGCGCGTTAAGCCAACAAGTGGCGAGAGCGGGTGATATCCGTGTTGAAGTGGCGGATACGAACGAATCAAAAGAGTTGATGAAGTTTTGCCGTAAGTTTACGGTGCCTTTACGCAATGCACTGCGTAAAGAAAAAATTTTACTTCCCCTTGAGAATTTCAAGCGCCCAGTGATCCATGTATTTTTCATCGCACCGGGTTGCTGCTACACGGGTTATTCATATACCAATAATAGTTCGAATTTTTATATGGGTATCCCGCGCTTAAAATTCCCATCAGATGCGCCAAGCCGTTCAACGTTGAAGTTAGAAGAAGCTTTTCATGTCTTTATCCCTTATGAAGAGTGGGATGAACGTCTTGCGAGCGGTATGAAAGCTGTCGATTTAGGCGCTTGCCCAGGTGGCTGGACTTACCAATTAGTGAAACGCAGCATGATGGTTCATGCGGTTGATAATGGCCCGATGGCAGAGAGCTTGATGGATACTGGCCAAGTCACTCATCACAGAGTGGATGGCTTTAAGTTTCAACCGTCATCACAAAATATCACATGGTTAGTGTGTGATATGGTTGAAAAGCCAGCTAAAGTGGCTGCATTGATGACGGATTGGTTAGCCCAAGGTTGGTGCCGTGAAGCCATATTTAACCTGAAACTGCCTATGAAAAAGCGTTATGAAGAGGTTTCGCATATCTTAGAAAAGATGCAGGTGCAGCTGAAAGAACGAGGCATAAACGTGCTCATTCAGGCTAAGCAGCTTTATCATGACCGTGAAGAAGTGACTGTACATGTGATGCGTGTTTGGTCAGCAAACCCAATGGCGCGTGAGTTTTATTAA
- a CDS encoding DUF423 domain-containing protein: MNSRLMLIFAGISGFFTVAFGAIGSHALSSIMSVHQMDWIETGLRYQMLHTIALMVLGAILLRKVILWFYWSGVFFSVGILLFSGSLYCMALLQVKYFSYFTPIGGVCFLIGWLLVVIGAMRLRKSASRNE, from the coding sequence GTGAATAGTCGTTTGATGTTAATTTTCGCTGGAATTAGTGGTTTTTTTACCGTTGCTTTTGGGGCTATTGGTTCTCATGCATTATCGTCAATCATGAGTGTCCATCAAATGGACTGGATTGAAACAGGGTTGCGTTATCAGATGTTGCATACCATTGCGTTAATGGTATTAGGTGCGATTTTATTACGTAAAGTGATCCTATGGTTTTATTGGTCAGGTGTTTTTTTCTCTGTTGGGATACTTCTTTTTAGTGGTAGTCTTTATTGTATGGCCCTATTGCAGGTAAAATACTTTTCTTATTTTACGCCAATAGGAGGAGTTTGTTTCCTGATTGGTTGGTTATTAGTAGTTATTGGCGCTATGCGTCTAAGGAAATCGGCGTCACGCAATGAGTAA
- a CDS encoding transcriptional regulator GcvA: MSKRLPPLNALRVFDAAARHLSFTKAAEELFVTQAAVSHQMKSLEDFLGLKLFRRRNRSLLLTEEGQSYYLDIKEIFSSLNDATRKLQARSAKGALTVSLSPSFAIQWLVPRLSGFNQAYPGIDVRIQAVDREEDKLADDVDVAIFYGRGNWSGLRTDRLYAEYLMPVCAPSLMMGDNQLKNPEDLAKHTLLHDSSRKDWQAYVKQLELQNTVNVQQGPIFSHSAMVIQAAVHGQGVALTNNVMAKNEIDAGRLVCPFSEVLVSKNAFYLVCQESQADLGKIAAFRQWILAQAASEQEKLGFITGDQDVALIQ, from the coding sequence ATGTCTAAAAGATTACCGCCACTGAATGCCCTGAGAGTGTTTGATGCCGCTGCGCGTCATTTAAGTTTTACTAAGGCAGCTGAAGAATTATTTGTCACTCAAGCCGCTGTAAGTCACCAAATGAAATCTTTGGAGGATTTCCTAGGCTTGAAGCTATTTCGTCGTCGCAATCGTTCATTATTGTTAACGGAAGAAGGGCAAAGTTATTATCTTGATATTAAAGAAATATTCTCTTCTTTAAACGACGCGACGCGTAAATTACAAGCACGGAGTGCCAAAGGGGCATTAACGGTGAGCTTATCACCTAGTTTTGCTATCCAATGGTTGGTGCCTAGACTTTCAGGATTTAATCAAGCGTATCCAGGAATTGATGTTCGTATTCAAGCGGTTGATAGAGAAGAAGATAAACTCGCAGATGATGTTGATGTCGCTATTTTTTATGGGCGAGGAAATTGGTCAGGTCTAAGAACAGATAGGCTGTATGCGGAATATTTGATGCCAGTTTGTGCTCCGTCATTAATGATGGGGGATAACCAATTAAAAAATCCAGAAGATTTAGCTAAGCATACGCTATTACATGATTCCTCACGAAAAGACTGGCAAGCGTATGTTAAGCAGCTCGAGTTACAGAATACCGTCAATGTGCAGCAAGGACCTATTTTTAGCCATAGTGCGATGGTAATCCAAGCAGCAGTACACGGGCAAGGTGTTGCATTAACCAATAATGTAATGGCAAAGAATGAGATTGACGCAGGGCGCTTAGTTTGTCCCTTTAGCGAGGTGTTAGTTAGTAAAAATGCGTTTTATTTAGTTTGCCAAGAAAGTCAGGCAGATTTAGGCAAAATAGCTGCATTTCGCCAGTGGATCCTTGCGCAAGCAGCGAGTGAACAAGAAAAATTGGGCTTTATTACGGGTGACCAAGATGTGGCGCTTATTCAGTAA
- the csdA gene encoding cysteine desulfurase CsdA gives MDHFSATSFRRLFPAITSSTLFFDSAATALKPLAMIEASNDYYRLSGSSVYRGQSPESLKLTRDYEQGRIRAAKFINAASESNIIWTRGTTESINLIAQSYFRPILQAGDEIIVSEIEHHSNLLPWMIVAKQTGAKIIKWPIEQGASLNLETLKSLLTNKTKAIAITQMSNVTGFQPDLSTITHLAHQMGALVIVDGAQGVVHCPVDVSAENIDFYVFSAHKLYGPTGLGVCYGKTELLEDMAPWHGGGKMLTEVTFEDFTPAPIPQCFEAGTPNIAGVIAFSAVLEWIQSIDLVQAEAYTCSLIEQANRKLSRIPGFIGYSVPNSPLLSFNFEGIHHSDLGVLLTEQHIALRYGQHCTQPLMDALNISGCIRISVMPYNNSQDIDKLIHAVTLSLSILND, from the coding sequence ATGGATCATTTTAGTGCTACCTCATTTCGCCGATTATTTCCTGCGATAACGTCCTCAACACTCTTTTTTGATAGTGCAGCAACGGCGTTGAAACCGCTTGCCATGATTGAGGCTTCCAACGATTACTACCGCTTATCTGGTAGTTCGGTTTACCGTGGGCAATCCCCCGAGTCATTAAAATTAACCCGCGATTATGAGCAAGGCCGTATCCGAGCGGCGAAATTTATTAATGCTGCCAGCGAAAGTAATATTATTTGGACGCGCGGGACGACTGAGTCAATTAATCTCATTGCTCAAAGTTATTTTCGCCCTATTTTACAAGCAGGTGATGAAATCATTGTCAGTGAAATAGAACATCATTCAAATTTATTACCATGGATGATAGTCGCTAAACAAACTGGCGCTAAAATTATAAAATGGCCCATCGAACAAGGTGCATCACTCAATTTAGAGACACTAAAGTCACTGCTGACTAACAAAACTAAAGCCATTGCAATTACACAAATGTCGAACGTCACAGGCTTCCAGCCTGATTTATCCACCATCACTCATCTTGCTCATCAAATGGGAGCTCTAGTTATCGTTGACGGCGCACAAGGTGTTGTACATTGCCCAGTTGATGTGAGCGCAGAGAATATCGATTTTTACGTTTTTTCCGCCCATAAACTTTATGGCCCAACAGGCCTTGGTGTTTGTTATGGAAAAACAGAATTGTTAGAAGACATGGCGCCTTGGCATGGTGGGGGAAAAATGTTGACTGAGGTGACTTTTGAAGACTTCACTCCAGCACCAATTCCCCAATGTTTTGAAGCAGGCACACCAAATATAGCTGGCGTGATTGCTTTTTCAGCCGTTCTCGAGTGGATTCAATCTATCGATTTAGTGCAAGCAGAAGCCTATACTTGCTCACTTATCGAACAAGCCAATAGAAAACTCTCACGCATTCCAGGTTTTATTGGTTATAGTGTGCCTAATTCACCTTTACTTTCATTTAATTTTGAAGGTATTCACCATAGCGATTTAGGTGTGCTCTTAACTGAGCAACATATTGCACTACGCTATGGGCAGCATTGTACTCAACCTTTAATGGATGCCTTGAATATTAGTGGCTGCATACGCATCTCTGTGATGCCATACAATAACTCGCAAGATATTGATAAGCTAATTCATGCAGTCACACTCTCGCTTTCAATACTCAATGACTAA